One Oreochromis niloticus isolate F11D_XX linkage group LG16, O_niloticus_UMD_NMBU, whole genome shotgun sequence genomic window carries:
- the LOC109197602 gene encoding zinc finger BED domain-containing protein 1, giving the protein MTEEERIQPAPAAFKADVWTYFGFRTKEGGKDYDKSYAVCKICTARVKYSGNTANLRTRVSRHHSNVASNANFKTKRGDPAQRTIEEVNFSKLPASSTRATKITQSVLVFICKDMRPLSVVENKGFRNVIKTLEPRYTVPSRQHITDIALPKLYQEVKATVLDSLSSAETVALTCDAWTSRATESYVTVTAHHITDQWNLQSHVLQTRAMHDSHTGEHIAALLTDTVAEWGLNTKDLVVVTDNTPNMALAARLAGMTHIQCFAHSLNLASQKALKIQSVVRLLGRIRRVTAFFRRSTTASNQLKQKQCLLQLPAHRLITDITRWNSSYDMIERFLEQQPAICAALLSAEVRKSEKEIFTLSKSDITCVEEVVRALKPMKDATLVMSEESMPTLSIIAPLHAKLVMGAQESVDDAPTVRDIKTAIAEDLGKRYVNERETLWMASTVDPWFKDLPFLSEAETSETYSRLLDTVVTVIKKEKNQQENKETDKQVEERMSQRRLITHISKTALTPSLGHP; this is encoded by the exons ATGACTGAAGAGGAGAGGATACAGCCGGCTCCCGCAGCTTTCAAAGCTGATGTGTGGACTTATTTTGGATTTAGGACAAAAGAAGGCGGTAAAGACTATGACAAGAGCTATGCAGTCTGTAAAATCTGCACCGCCAGAGTCAAATATTCCGGTAACACAGCAAATTTAAGAACACGCGTGTCTAGACACCATAGCAACGTAGCATCAAATGCTAATTTTAAAACGAAACGAGGTGACCCCGCTCAACGGACAATTGAAGAAGTTAACTTTTCGAAACTACCAGCATCTTCAACTCGTGCAACAAAAATAACGCAGTCAgtacttgtttttatttgcaaagACATGCGCCCTCTGAGTGTTGTGGAGAATAAAGGATTTCGTAATGTGATTAAAACGCTGGAGCCCCGTTACACCGTTCCTTCCCGACAACACATCACGGACATCGCTCTGCCAAAGTTGTACCAAGAAGTCAAAGCGACAGTGCTGGACTCCCTCAGCTCGGCAGAGACCGTTGCTTTGACATGCGACGCTTGGACTTCGAGAGCCACTGAATCGTACGTAACTGTTACAGCACATCACATAACGGACCAGTGGAACCTTCAGTCTCATGTACTACAAACACGAGCCATGCATGACAGTCACACAGGTGAGCACATTGCAGCGTTACTAACTGACACTGTGGCTGAATGGGGATTGAACACAAAGGACCTTGTTGTTGTTACCGATAATACACCAAACATGGCTCTCGCAGCTAGACTTGCAGGCATGACGCACATACAATGTTTTGCACACAGTCTGAATCTCGCCTCACAGAAAGCACTGAAAATACAATCCGTGGTGCGACTTCTCGGGAGGATCCGACGTGTAACAGCCTTTTTCAGGCGCAGCACCACAGCCAGCAACCAGTTGAAGCAGAAACAGTGCCTCCTTCAGCTACCAGCTCACAGATTGATCACGGACATAACAAGGTGGAACAGCTCCTATGATATGATAGAACGATTTTTAGAACAGCAACCAGCCATCTGTGCAGCTCTGCTTTCTGCAGAAGTTAGgaagagtgaaaaagaaattttCACATTAAGTAAGTCTGACATCACATGTGTAGAAGAAGTTGTCAGGGCACTCAAGCCTATGAAGGACGCCACCCTGGTGATGTCAGAGGAGAGTATGCCAACCCTGTCCATCATTGCTCCTCTTCATGCCAAGCTTGTGATGGGTGCACAAGAAAGTGTTGATGATGCACCGACAGTAAGGGACATTAAAACTGCCATAGCAGAAGATCTGGGAAAGAGATATGTAAATGAGAGGGAGACACTATGGATGGCATCAACAGTTGATCCTTGGTTTAAGGACCTGCCCTTCCTGTCTGAAGCAGAGACCAGTGAGACCTATTCCAGACTGTTGGACACTGTGGTGACTGtgataaagaaggaaaaaaat cagcaagagAATAAGGAGACTGACAAACAGGTGGAGGAAAGAATGTCACAGAGGAGGCTCATCACCCACATATCAAAGACAGCTTTGACTCCATCCCTCGGCCACCCCTAA